The Paenibacillus sp. FSL R7-0204 genome includes a region encoding these proteins:
- a CDS encoding NAD(P)/FAD-dependent oxidoreductase — MKNLENADVVIIGGGPAGLNAALMLGRARKRTIVIDAGRPRNAVTREAHGFLTRDGIAPFELRRIAIEQLGAYPSVSHSEDTVTSVTGEDGAFLLETASGLRITSKKLLFAAGMKDRRLDIPGLAEVYGKSAFVCPYCDGWELRDQPLVVISRGAALMHLAPLLYGWTKRFAVCTNGPDELTEAEREELRAHDIPLFDAPIREISSSEGIVNHVKLMDGTEIPCTGIFFRPELTPGTDLPDSLGCRISEQGILEVGESGQTSVPGIYAAGDVATMMHQSIAAAAAGAIAAAALNGELNREAWKAGLA, encoded by the coding sequence ATGAAGAATCTGGAAAATGCTGATGTAGTCATTATCGGAGGAGGGCCTGCGGGGCTTAATGCTGCGCTGATGCTGGGGCGGGCACGAAAACGGACGATAGTAATAGATGCCGGGCGTCCGCGTAATGCGGTCACCCGGGAGGCGCATGGCTTCCTGACCCGGGATGGGATTGCCCCGTTTGAACTCCGGCGGATTGCCATAGAGCAGCTTGGGGCTTATCCGTCCGTCTCTCATAGTGAAGATACCGTAACGTCTGTTACCGGCGAGGATGGGGCCTTCCTGCTGGAGACAGCTTCAGGGCTTAGGATCACCAGCAAGAAGCTGCTGTTCGCCGCAGGCATGAAGGACCGCAGGCTGGATATTCCGGGACTTGCCGAGGTGTACGGGAAGAGCGCCTTTGTCTGCCCGTACTGCGATGGCTGGGAATTAAGAGATCAGCCGCTGGTGGTCATCAGCAGAGGGGCTGCACTCATGCATCTGGCGCCGTTGTTATACGGGTGGACTAAGCGATTTGCGGTCTGCACGAATGGACCCGATGAGCTCACAGAAGCGGAACGCGAGGAATTGCGCGCTCATGATATCCCGTTATTCGATGCTCCGATTCGTGAGATTTCTTCCAGTGAGGGCATAGTTAACCATGTGAAGCTTATGGATGGTACAGAGATTCCTTGTACCGGCATCTTCTTCCGGCCCGAGCTGACTCCGGGAACGGATCTGCCGGACTCCCTGGGCTGCCGGATATCCGAGCAGGGCATCCTTGAAGTCGGTGAATCCGGTCAGACCAGCGTACCAGGGATCTACGCTGCCGGGGATGTCGCCACGATGATGCATCAGTCCATAGCCGCCGCTGCAGCGGGCGCGATAGCTGCTGCAGCGCTGAACGGCGAGCTGAACCGGGAAGCTTGGAAGGCCGGGCTTGCATAA
- a CDS encoding AIR synthase related protein — protein sequence MKPQVQRIRDLTIVRRGGGRLLVIGCDSSASIGNKPMDALQTPPDVAGYYAARVAVMEVLSVGAEILTVIDTLAVEKEPTGNEIIRGIHKLLEEAGLTAAHVNGSTEDNFVTCQTGIGITVIGEADETQLKLGCSQGGDCIVMLGKPLVGSAVLEQEASLCTIRQLQLLAAAPEVHDIHPVGSKGAGYEAELLAELNGCGFQPVPGIADKLQASGGPATAVIFAAEERKMRELQSRIGGEMEIIGYLQD from the coding sequence ATGAAACCGCAAGTTCAGCGAATCCGTGATCTGACTATTGTGCGAAGAGGAGGAGGCCGCTTGCTGGTTATCGGCTGTGATTCCAGCGCCAGCATCGGGAATAAGCCGATGGATGCTTTGCAGACCCCACCTGATGTTGCAGGATATTATGCTGCCAGAGTTGCAGTAATGGAGGTATTGTCTGTGGGGGCGGAGATCTTAACGGTCATCGATACCCTGGCGGTAGAGAAGGAGCCTACAGGGAATGAGATTATCCGTGGCATTCACAAACTGCTTGAGGAAGCCGGATTAACTGCCGCCCACGTGAACGGCAGCACCGAGGATAATTTCGTGACCTGCCAGACAGGTATAGGAATCACTGTGATCGGGGAGGCGGATGAGACGCAGTTGAAGCTGGGGTGCTCACAGGGCGGAGACTGTATCGTGATGCTGGGCAAGCCGCTGGTCGGAAGCGCTGTTCTGGAGCAGGAAGCAAGCTTGTGTACCATCCGGCAGCTTCAGCTGCTCGCAGCCGCGCCGGAAGTCCATGACATTCACCCGGTCGGCTCTAAGGGAGCAGGATATGAAGCGGAGTTGCTCGCGGAGCTGAACGGCTGCGGCTTCCAGCCGGTGCCTGGAATAGCAGATAAGCTACAGGCATCCGGGGGGCCGGCGACAGCGGTGATTTTTGCGGCAGAGGAACGTAAGATGAGAGAACTTCAGTCCAGAATAGGCGGCGAAATGGAGATTATCGGTTATTTGCAGGATTGA
- a CDS encoding AraC family transcriptional regulator: MNPDHYEFTLAINLTPEEQDLSVLFSGEGRPLPGHTIGPSVHDFYLIHTVLEGGGRFECGTFAAECRAGDTFVIMPGSLFSYKADPDIPWHYAWVALQGIGVLDLLRAVGITREQPFIRSSDGNALELHSLYERIRQAFKQSAYPRLESLEASGWARLLLHQFGRDNLSALPPNPSGMPEMIDRQIDQAIRWISLQYHQQISIDHLASSLGYHRVHLSKAFKQRTGLSPKQFLLKIRMDKARELLGSLLTIEQVASSVGFNDALYFSKQFRKATGMPPSEYRAGLRNGNEKDTGGSSI, translated from the coding sequence ATGAATCCGGATCACTACGAGTTCACTCTGGCCATTAACCTGACACCGGAGGAGCAGGATTTGTCAGTGCTGTTCAGCGGCGAGGGGAGACCGCTTCCCGGACATACCATTGGACCGTCCGTACATGATTTCTACTTAATACATACCGTTCTGGAGGGCGGAGGCCGGTTCGAGTGCGGGACATTCGCGGCCGAGTGCCGGGCGGGAGATACCTTTGTGATTATGCCCGGCTCCTTATTCAGCTATAAGGCTGACCCGGATATTCCGTGGCATTATGCGTGGGTTGCCCTGCAGGGGATTGGTGTTCTGGATCTGCTTAGAGCCGTGGGGATTACCAGGGAGCAGCCCTTTATCCGTTCCAGTGACGGCAACGCCCTTGAGCTGCATAGCCTATATGAACGTATCCGGCAGGCATTCAAGCAATCCGCGTATCCGCGGCTGGAAAGTCTGGAGGCATCGGGCTGGGCCCGGCTGCTGCTGCATCAGTTCGGACGGGATAATCTAAGCGCCTTGCCGCCGAATCCGTCCGGGATGCCGGAGATGATCGACCGGCAGATCGACCAGGCGATCCGCTGGATCTCACTGCAATACCATCAGCAGATCAGCATCGATCACCTCGCTTCCTCGCTCGGCTATCACCGGGTTCATTTATCCAAGGCGTTCAAGCAACGGACCGGCCTCTCGCCCAAGCAGTTCTTGCTTAAAATCAGAATGGACAAGGCCCGGGAGCTGCTGGGAAGCTTGCTGACGATTGAACAGGTGGCCTCCTCGGTCGGCTTCAATGACGCCTTGTATTTCTCCAAGCAATTCCGCAAAGCTACCGGCATGCCGCCGAGCGAATACCGGGCGGGACTTAGGAACGGGAACGAAAAAGATACAGGAGGATCAAGCATATGA
- a CDS encoding alpha-glucosidase/alpha-galactosidase has product MSKVTFIGAGSTVFAKNVLGDIMATPALQGFELALYDIDLQRLNDSASMLQNLKKSSGSTCTVNTYTDRKEALRGAKYVVNAIQVGGYDPCTITDFEIPKKYGLRQTIADTVGIGGIFRNLRTIPVMLDFAADIREVCPDALFLNYTNPMAVLTNVMNTYGGVNTIGLCHSVQQCIPGLFDHLGIDKTGVQAKIAGINHMAWLLEVTRDGEDLYPEIKRRAAEKQLEPHYDMVRYEMMLKFGYYITESSEHNAEYHPYFIKRNYPELIERFQIPLDEYPRRCVEQIKQWEQMRGELVNNQDLTHERSHEYASYILEAMETDVPFKIGGNVMNTGLITNLPREACVEVPCLVDRSGVTPTFVGDLPPQCAALNRTNINTQLLTIEAAMTRKKDHIYHAAMLDPHTAAELSMDDIVSMCDDLIAAHGDWLPKYQ; this is encoded by the coding sequence ATGTCCAAAGTTACATTTATCGGTGCCGGAAGTACAGTGTTCGCCAAAAACGTCCTCGGAGATATCATGGCTACGCCCGCTCTGCAGGGCTTCGAGCTTGCCCTATATGATATCGATCTCCAGCGTCTGAATGATTCTGCCAGCATGCTCCAGAATCTGAAGAAAAGCAGCGGCAGCACTTGTACCGTCAATACGTATACTGACCGCAAGGAAGCGCTGCGCGGTGCCAAATATGTAGTGAATGCCATTCAGGTCGGCGGGTACGATCCTTGTACGATTACGGATTTTGAGATTCCCAAGAAATACGGCCTGCGCCAGACCATTGCGGACACTGTAGGCATTGGCGGCATTTTCCGCAATCTGCGTACCATTCCGGTTATGCTGGATTTTGCAGCGGATATCCGTGAGGTGTGCCCGGATGCGCTGTTCCTGAACTATACGAACCCAATGGCTGTTCTGACGAATGTCATGAACACTTACGGCGGTGTGAATACTATTGGACTCTGCCACAGCGTGCAGCAGTGTATTCCCGGATTATTCGACCACCTCGGCATTGACAAGACAGGGGTACAAGCCAAAATCGCCGGCATCAACCACATGGCCTGGCTGCTTGAAGTTACCAGAGACGGCGAGGACCTGTATCCGGAAATCAAACGGCGTGCAGCGGAGAAGCAGCTTGAACCGCACTACGATATGGTCCGCTATGAGATGATGCTGAAATTCGGCTACTATATTACGGAATCCTCTGAACATAACGCCGAGTATCATCCGTACTTCATCAAGCGGAACTACCCGGAGCTGATCGAACGCTTCCAGATTCCGCTGGATGAATATCCGCGCCGCTGCGTGGAACAGATTAAGCAGTGGGAGCAGATGCGCGGGGAGCTGGTGAACAATCAGGATCTGACGCATGAGCGTTCCCATGAATATGCCTCTTACATCCTGGAAGCCATGGAGACGGATGTACCGTTCAAGATCGGCGGCAATGTGATGAACACGGGCCTGATCACCAATCTGCCGCGTGAAGCCTGTGTCGAGGTGCCTTGTCTGGTAGACAGAAGCGGCGTAACGCCAACCTTTGTAGGCGATCTGCCGCCGCAGTGCGCAGCGCTGAACCGGACCAACATCAACACCCAGCTCCTGACTATCGAAGCCGCCATGACGCGCAAGAAGGACCATATCTACCACGCCGCCATGCTGGACCCGCACACCGCCGCCGAGCTGTCGATGGACGACATTGTCAGCATGTGCGACGATCTGATCGCGGCTCATGGTGACTGGCTGCCGAAGTATCAATAA
- a CDS encoding peptidase G2 autoproteolytic cleavage domain-containing protein: MADEGCNQTASGACSHAEGNSTTASGFASHAEGYETTASASAAHAEGYQTIAFLDTAHAEGNGTLATAPAAHAEGYKTYAINDAAHAEGGLTVASGTQSHAEGAQTTASGVASHAEGNQSTASGEYSHSEGYLTVAAGSAAHAEGFSTLANGFISHAEGSFTEANGNFSHAEGSGTIAGAQNSHAEGNSTVVLPEHTDAHIMGTYGETLFPASWHLANGNPATPGLAAALEGSSGDLYLLGTVKNFGADYAEMFETVDGMQIEPGYFVTTDGERVRRATPADHYILGVVSATPSVLGDASPLHWKDKYEKDEWGRVKYEDREVEAVTDSEGNVLVTAHTVNAAVINPQFDPSQTYVPRMDRPEWVAVGTMGKLLVRDDGTCQVNGYCMPDENGVATASVEGYRVLARIAPNQIRIYVK, from the coding sequence ATGGCAGATGAAGGATGCAATCAGACCGCTTCCGGAGCTTGCTCACATGCAGAGGGAAACTCCACGACTGCAAGCGGGTTTGCTTCTCACGCTGAGGGCTATGAGACCACAGCCAGCGCTTCTGCGGCTCATGCTGAAGGCTACCAGACCATTGCATTTTTGGACACGGCCCATGCAGAAGGGAATGGAACGCTTGCCACAGCACCGGCCGCACATGCGGAAGGCTACAAGACCTATGCAATCAATGATGCTGCCCATGCTGAGGGGGGGTTAACTGTTGCTTCCGGAACTCAGTCTCACGCTGAGGGGGCTCAGACGACTGCTTCGGGTGTAGCTTCACACGCGGAAGGCAATCAAAGCACTGCAAGTGGAGAATATTCCCACTCAGAAGGCTACCTGACTGTAGCTGCTGGTTCTGCTGCTCATGCAGAAGGCTTCTCCACACTGGCAAATGGGTTTATTTCTCATGCTGAAGGTTCCTTCACTGAGGCCAACGGAAACTTTTCTCATGCTGAAGGTTCAGGTACAATTGCAGGTGCTCAGAACTCTCATGCTGAAGGGAACAGTACGGTTGTTCTTCCAGAACACACTGATGCTCATATTATGGGTACTTATGGTGAAACACTGTTTCCTGCTTCTTGGCATTTAGCCAATGGTAATCCAGCCACCCCCGGCCTGGCTGCTGCGCTTGAGGGGTCTTCCGGAGATTTATACCTTCTAGGCACGGTGAAGAATTTTGGGGCGGATTACGCTGAAATGTTTGAGACAGTGGATGGAATGCAGATAGAGCCGGGTTATTTTGTGACCACGGATGGGGAGCGGGTCAGAAGAGCAACCCCGGCAGATCATTACATCCTGGGCGTGGTCAGTGCTACACCTTCTGTCCTTGGAGACGCAAGTCCTTTGCATTGGAAAGACAAATACGAAAAGGATGAATGGGGCAGGGTCAAATATGAAGACCGGGAAGTGGAAGCCGTGACAGACAGCGAGGGCAATGTTCTGGTGACTGCGCATACTGTGAACGCTGCTGTGATCAATCCCCAATTTGACCCTTCCCAAACGTATGTGCCGCGGATGGATCGTCCAGAATGGGTGGCTGTAGGAACCATGGGCAAGCTTCTGGTCCGTGATGATGGAACCTGTCAGGTGAACGGATATTGTATGCCTGATGAGAATGGGGTGGCTACTGCTTCTGTCGAAGGGTACCGGGTCCTTGCGAGAATAGCACCGAATCAAATCCGAATTTATGTGAAATAA